The sequence below is a genomic window from Lolium perenne isolate Kyuss_39 chromosome 4, Kyuss_2.0, whole genome shotgun sequence.
ATATATGGGAACATTGGAAATTGGGATCTTGGAAGTGTATGCGGTATAGTTGGTTAAATTGAAAGAATTGAGTATTGGTTTTTGGATATTGTAATATAGTAATGTAGTTCCCGTACTTCTCttcactctttttttttttttgcatatcttgttgcCTCTTATAGTGGTACATGTTTCATtcatttgttcttcctcttccATGAGTGACATTTCCAGGTATCGTTTAGAGCTCAGGTGTTCTACAGACAATTTATTTCTTGCAGCACAAGAGAAAGAAAGTCCTCTGTTTCATACTTAAGTCGAGTGCTTACCCCTCTTGATACACAAATGCCTGAATGTAGTGAAGAGAAGAATCATCTCAAGTCTCTAGTGTGCCAGTATATATAGAGAGAGATCATGGTAGAATTGCTGGACATCACATAAGATGAATGTTGATAGGAAACAAACAAGCGTATCAGAAACCTGATGGAAGTAATGGTGCATAGTCTGTTCACACAGCAAAATCTAGCTTCTCAGAGGTCAGTGTTAGGAATCGCTGGATCATACTAACAGTTCAGCTTCTAGTCTGAAGAGGACTTACAAAGGGCTTTTACACTATCAACGCTACACAAATCAACTCAAGAATTTCCATCCGGTAAAAAACCCACTAATATACCGCAAAACAAAAGTACCAAACAAAACTAAGATTGTACAAGCGACAACAGTGCCTACTGATCATCTGCTGAATCAACGCCCCCTATTAAATGCATCTTGTGTAAACACTCTCCTCGACTCGGACGATAGAGATGTAAATTTTCAGCGCGGCAAGGTGTCACCGGAAAAGCAAGTGGCGCTGGCAATGCTAGTCATGGCGCGCAGATGCAGAATTCAAAGCGTTCGACTCCAGTCCCGCGCAGCCTGCTGCTCATAGCACTTGAAACTTAATTGACTTCAGGAGGGTTCTCTCCACTTTTCACTGGATACCACCTGTTGCTGGGATGACTGGCTGGCGAACCAAACTGAGGGGCATCTTTACGCTGTTGGAGTTCTCGGCTGCTCCGCTGGCATCGCAATTAGGTTCCAATAAGCGTACAAGAGATAGAAAGATTTCCATTCTGGTTACATCCCTATTTGCCTGTATGAACAATTGAACATACTCAAGTCAGTTTGCCTGTATTGAAAGATTTTATAAAAGGATGTAAAGCaatagaaatccattcaacattcgCTACAACCAGCAAGCTAAAACATAGGCAGGGATGTAAAGCaatagaaatccattcaacatgcaTCGTTAAAGAATCAGCAGCAGCATTCCATAGTTCTAATGACACGGTGACATATTTCACATCTGGCTGTATTACCTCAACAGTAAAGCGTGCCCAGATTTTACTTTTACGTGCTTCCATCACACCTCTCAGGATGGTCAACCCAAGTCCTTTTATAAAATCAGCTATCTCCAAGAAGATGCCTCTATCCTCACAAATCATCTGCAGAAAAACCATGTCAACAAATTTGAACCACAATTGCATGCGATTGTTGGTAAATATGAGATTACAAAAAACAAGatacagtagcatcatgaatcttTACCTCCACAAGCATCTGACGAGGTCTGTCGAGATCCTCAACAACGATTGGGCATGTCATAGACTGAGAGCCAACATCAAACGCCCAGGTTGCACCACCTTCAAAGTAGTCTTTCCATACCGGACCATTCTCACTGCCAAGTATCTGTAAGAACACTTGACaacataaggacatatttcaaacTAATGAGAGCTGCAAATTATATAGCCCAACCACATCAAATTAACCACAAACTAGCTTTCTATTGTATAACCTGACAGAGGAACTAATAATTGGCATGCCCATACCTTAGATTCAGTAGAATCCTTGAGCTTGTCAGCATGCTTTGTGACGCTTTGCAAGAAGAGCATGTGCTTAACTGTCTTCTCCAACAAAGCATCAATGCTACACTGCTGACACAAATGACATAacaattgatatcacaacactgcAGCTGCTCTCGAGTTCACATGTGCaactcaaagtacaagttggtcatAATGGATATTTAAAATCAGCAAGAATAAAAGAGGATACCTTAGCCCCATTAGGCACCATTTCTCGGAGCTCCTTTATACGATCCTGTATCAGCTGTCGATCCTTTGGCCGTGACTTAGAACTCTCTCCAGGTCGAGATCTCTTTCGATTTGACTTGCTTGGTGCATCGAGACCTTTGCTGTTAGAAGCTGATGCACTTTCACATTTCATGTTCTGACCATTCTCAATCCAAAGACGTATCTGAGATTTCTGTGCTCCGTTATTTTGGGAAAGGCAACCATCCTCAGTCTTATCAAAGTAATATGGCTGTTTAACAATCTGTGCGGACTCATTCTTGATTACCATTGGAGGAATACCAGACGAGTCGCATTGTTTTAACTCTTTCGAACCAATATGAGAAGTGCTTGGAATGTCAGTCAATGTAGTTTTACAAGAAGCATTATCATCAGAACTCTGCTTACTACCCGGGTTGACATTTGAGATGACAGCATCCAATAATTGATCAGTATCAGTTAGTGAGAAGATCCCAGAATAGGGAATGTCATTGTCTAGCGAACTGAAGAGTGGAGAAGAATCAAGACAAATCGAGGGATCTGTTGCATCTCTATCTGAACTCTGAGATTTTGCATCACACCATGGGACCAAATTAGGATCCAAATTGTGGCAGAGCTGATGAAATTCAGGACCAAGTATGTCAAACAAGTCATTATCCCACGTTGGCTGCAAAAGCAATGAGTGGGCTGTCTCACTGGGCATACCTGGCAGCGTGCGACTGTCCACATTCTTCATACCTTGTGTGCTCGCAACAGCAAGATGTGGATCATTTACTCTACTGACACTTTGACTTTGGTGCGTATGACATGACCTACTCAACAGATTCCCttggcaaatgccattcaagccaTTAGAAACCTGAACATCAACTTCAGAAGATACAGGTGGATGAGCTTCAAATGAACTTCTTTCTTGGTTCACCATTTTCATGGTGAATTCAGAAGATTGGGGAACCTTACAAGAAACTGGAGGCTGTTTCTGCAGTAACATTCCTGCAGTGGAATGGCTTCCTTGTTCTGACACTTGACTTGATGCACTGGTACATAAGTTAGCGCTGACAACTCTGGCACCCCCAGGGAGGAAATTATAACTTCCATGACCGGTAGTCCCATGGTATACGTCAACTCTTCCATGTGGCGGACTTATGTTGGTACTTTCTTGTATAAAAGGGTTTCGGTAAGCAAGCGACTTTAGCAGAGTATTTCTCGCCAATTCAGTACCGCTACCAAATTCTAACTGCCCAATGTTGTTCATCGACACTTGCTGTTGTTTCACTGATGCCAAGCTCGATGAGATCAAACCAGAGCTTACTCCAGCACTCTGTGTATTACTTCCAAGTCCACTGTCAAAATAAGACACCTGTTGTGCAAACATACCATTGGGTTTAGCACAGACAATATGCTCTCTAAGTGTTCGACCATTCTGTTGTGTGCCCTCAAACCAAGATGCATTTAGTGAATTGCTACTTGACGCAATTGCGATATCAGCATGTCTGTATTGTTCACGTGTAGCTGGGAATTGACTGAAAACCTTTGAGGAACTGTCTGCATTGTGGATGTTCGAGGTACCATGTAGAGGGCGCGACTGACTCAAAGTACTTTTTACTGAAGCAGATACAGCCATACTTGATCGCTGGTTCAGCTGAGAGCACAATTTTTTTGCATGCATCACAAAACTTGTGTTCTCCGTGACCTGCCAGAATCCAAAAATAATAGGTTACTAACTCAAAGATATGGAGAATAGAAGTTCTAGCAAGGCTGCAATGATAAACTGATAATGATGAAACCTGAAATCAAACCATTTTACGCTGCGGTTTCAAGAGCTTTTGCTTCTATTTTCTAAAACAGTCTCTACACAATAGAAGACATGCACTCTATTGGGAAAACATGCCAACACTAGGTATTCCTTTGCAACACAGAACATTCTGATTATACCACCGCAGAACATTTAGAGGTGTTCTTGCTACGCTCTAGCAGAACACATCAAAAGCTTCCCTGATGGAATGTAATAATTTCTACGTCACATATATAGTACAATAGTGTAACAGTTACAAACTTCACACAATAGAGCATTTACCCTATTACATATGGGAAACACGATCGCTCTACACTTGTAGAATGCATTTGAAGTAAAGTATGGATATCATACCACACCAGTAGATCCTAACTGTAGCACGCCGCGTGGTAGCACAGGAATAATCGCAATAGTCTGCAGAACATAAAACTTTATTGAGTTCCAAAAGCACACCACTATAGATAAATTACCACTCAGAATGTTCAACTCTACTCACCTTAATGCCAGCTCTGAAGTGACAATCCATCTCAGAAGCAACCTACCATGGTGAGACTAGCGTAAGATCTCCAAAATAAGTgagtcaaaatacaaaaaatacaaGTATAACGAAGCACTAGCAGTACGGTACACTGAAGACAAATCAAACTACATTCACATGTACTATTCCTTTGCAAACAGTAGACCCATGTAAACTTTCATTCATTTACAACAACCATATCCCAGTGCCACTTATTTTCCAGCCCACTGAATGCCAAAATTTCAAGCAGAAGGCCCCCCCAGTACATGGATATAAATTCCCTGGCTTGCTGCTTTAAATGATGTCCCAGCAGAATTTAACCACAGAAAACCGAAATCGGTTAGCACTTGTGGCATAGGAAGCAAGTACTACCTCGGATGAAAGCCCGTGATCACCCGCGGTACGGTGGACGATCCACTGATGATTGCCGGTGAACGCAGCACGGCCCACGGTCCTGAAAAGTCAGAGGCGGAGCCGGCCATTAATCGGAAGCGCAATGCATTGTCTCATTTGCATCAGCCAGTGAAATTGCATCTGACCAAACGATGAAAAAACAGCTATGCTTTGCTTACCCTTCTCCGACGATATGAACCTGGGAGGCCATGGCCTTCCTGACGAGCGAGCAAATGGTGTCAACAGCAGCATCACACCCTAGCTCGGTGGCCGGAGGAGCTTGAGAAGTCTCAGATCCGGCGAGGCAGGGCGTGTGGCCGCAAAAGCCGTCCTCCCACACCAAATGCCTGAAGATATTGAAAAAAATGCAGGTAAGAAAACAGTGATAGCAGAGACCAAATTCCTGAGTCCTGACGCTACACGGAATGAGAGCCTGATTTGCAAGGTCCTCAGCCGCAGCCTCAAACACaccattgccaaatgtcaacaaaATGGGGAGCAGAGCTACTCGAATCTCCAACACTCTCAAACAAGCAAATATACCGAAATCCAAACTTACAGAAGAGGAAGCAGAAAAGGCTGGTGGAGATGGAGGCGGAGGGGAGCTTACACGGGGTCGGCGGCGCCGATGGCCTTCCAGAAGACGGCGTAGGACCAGCCGATCTCCTCACAGAGCCGCCGCAGCGCGTCCCCGACCGCCATGCGCGCGCCTTCAGACGACGCCTTTCGACGGGGCACTCCCTCCTCCCCGCCAGCAACCAAAAACCCTAGCACGCTATTAACTCCggagagcgccgccgccgccgttcgtCGACGGCGCGAGAACGACAGTAAACCACGAGCTGAAAGAGCGAGCGAGGGCGGGAGATGAGCTGGGTCGCGGGCGTCTAGGCGCCGCGGCAGCTGGCCCGGCCGGCCTGCTTCGCGCGGAGACCGCCGCCCCTCCTCACCGCCTCCCCCGCCGCCGgaacgccgccgccgctcctcgtCCTCGCCGCCAGCGCGCGCGCAGCCATCGCGGCGGCCGTGACGTGGTGCGGTGCGCGGCGTGGGAGGAGCCCAGCTGCCAGTGGGAGGCTCCTCGTCGGCCTGGCCTCCCGCGGGTAGACGACGAGATCGCCTTTGTCGCTAGCtgcccctctcctctctctctgtcTGTGTGTGTGCAGTTCAGCTTCGCATTTCTCACTGTGTGTCTGCGAGAGAGCCGAGAAGGGTtttttcccctctctctctcgctttgtgttgtgttgtgttgtgcTTTGCTTTGTTTACCACCATCTTTTCCATCTTTTTACACCTTCACGGCTCCCGAGACGCCCATCATTTCCTGCACAAACAGGCAGGGTAAACTAGGAATTTGATCCAAACCGCATCTATACCGTTTTACAACCGAGGGAATGAATTTTCATagtacaagaagaaaggccaagaTAGTAGATACAACGATAACCACACAAAAAAAAAAGGCTACAAAAGGTTACATCAAACCCCTGCAACAGTATGACGGTAAAAATACACCTTACCCAAAAACCTACGATGAATGGCGAGGAGACCGGGCATAGAGCTTCAAAACCGTGGCACATTAAACCAAGACTCCACCTTATCACGACCACGAGCACAAGGCTAGCCACACCAATGTACCCTCTCCTCGTGTGTCTAGAAGGAGTCGACGAGTAGATGGCGGGATTTGGCCGGACTCGAGGAAGGCGTCGCCTATGTTCCGTCCGCCATGATGGACATTGCAACCTGAAGGATCACGCCCTCGGCCGTAGCTAGGGCATTGCCCCCGGCCTTGCCCGAAGAAATAAGGAAGGCCAGCATCTCTAAACGTTACATCAGGCACGCCCATGGTGTGTCGCCGCCTAGACAACGTCTTGAAGATTAGAGTGAAATCGTGGTGCCGCCACCTAGTCCGGTGATCCAGACCTATGGTTTACCCCGATACACCTATGCCAACACTCTCCACCACGCACTAACTGTGTCAGTGATGAATTTCTACCGCCCAGGCGGATGACCCCCACGGTGAAGAAACGCGTCGCAGGAGGGAAATCGTCTTCGTTATTGGCAACACGATGCTCGTCCGACCGCATCCTCCGATGGAGGCGAGGGGTAAGAGGGGAAGGTTGGTGGAGAAAATATAGGGTTCCTCGTCTCCCCTCAGGAAGAGAGCAAGGAACTGTCTATCTAGCACAACAACACTAATATCGGGCTCTCATATTATCAAAAGGAGGGAAAAAATCATTGGTCGTCTATGAAACGCCTCGAGATGAATGAATCTGGTAAGTGAACTCGCAAAATGAACTACACAACACCCCGCGATCGTTGAACCACCTAGTCAACTTGTGACATCAACACCGAAAAAAGGGCATAGGTGATTTATGACCCAACCTTCTAAACTAAAATTAATTCATGGGTTTGTCACACTTGCGAGTTTAGCGACCTACATGTTCATATCGGGCAAAGTTCACTACCCTATACAGCTTTTTGCAAATTTCATGGTTCATAGGATCGTTATGTTTCTTTTTGTGGTATGTGGACTATATACTCTAAATATGAAAATGTAGCGATAAAAATGGTtatgtgcatcgattgatgcagaggctgcgtaCATTCCCTTTTTCGAGAGAAATAGCTTTTGTAGATGCACAAATAAGACTCCAACCCTGGACAaactttgttgttttggatacttTATCTATTAATGGAAAATATATGGTTAATCCAATATACACCATCGCCATATTTGGCATATGTGAAAGAAACTTGAGAAACATGTGATAGAAACTGGGAGATGCGGGTTCTGATGTTGGCTTGGCCACGCCGGCAAAACATCACTCTGGATTGCCATCTCTTAGAGAAGCTCCACTCGAATAAAGGAGGTGGTCCTAGGGTTCCTTCTCATCTCCTAAGGTGATGGTCTGTTTGATGCTTGTCGTTATCGAACTGGCTGAAGTGtcgtgttccggaaggctccggcgGCGAACTCCACTGGGCGCAtcatgcctggagtttgctggttcAAAAGAGATtcagtcgtgcgcacccatgttttactctgaccgtttggtttcagaggtaGTGCTTCGAAGCTCTGCTGGCTATTAATATCGTGGAGCATGTTCTCGTTTCATGGTGCTGGCGGAGAATGTCATGGAAGCCAAGATCTGAGGTATGGAAATGACGGTTCAAGTCTAGGCGGCGATGAGGAATTGGCTAGATGTTTCATGAGTTGGAACAGAGGCATGATAGTGGGGGCGACTGCACAAAAGAAGTTCATAGTTTTATCGTTCAGGGTGAAAATTCAAGGTctgaccttaattggttgtgcctggcaatgtccttgttgaaggcattgtgttGAGAGCGAGaactttcttcagggtgaaaatctaagatctatgatcgggcggCGACGGTGCTTGTGCTCTATTCCCTTTTTTGAGGCGCCGCTTTTGGAGAACTTGAACTTCTGGTGTTGTCCTGTGGTGTTTGGGCTGTTGTTTCAATGATTTGATCATTGTAGTGGGGCTTTTTTTTgtaatttttctctttttttttggttgtgtgcataggCATTACGTTGTTCTAAAGgctgagtgtaattggtatctccgtgatattaatatatgctcctTATCGGAAAAAAAAACATGGCATTGCCAGCACTTGGATACTTGTTATATATATCATTGTGGCGCTGCCACATAACACATAACCCTTTTAGCAATTGCATTTTTATTTAAGTCATTTTTTGAATGTCATTTTTGAACATATGAAGTTGATAGTGACTAGGTCAAGttaaccaaaaaaaaaaattcagctCGATAAAACATAAATGAAGTTTGAACTCATTTATTTTATAAGAGCCGGTGGCTGAATCATGATTTTCCCGGGGTATTCAAAAGATGATATAACTGTGTATAATGTGAACTTAGCTTGATTCAGCTCGCTCAATCTTGACTAACTTTAtttgtcaaatctaggatttggtgACTAAGCCTTATTCATCTACACTATCGATAAGTCAGAACAAAGCTAGATATCTGACTAGGGAGTAGTCGTACAACTATGGATGTTTTGGATGCATAGTATCGTTGTAGTGTAGAAAAAGAATTTGAAATTGAAGCTCGATGTGTATGTCATGATGGGATGTCTCATTCGAAGCAATCGCGTCTCTTTCGTACAATCTCTGTACGAGTACGTTCATCTAGACCATGTTAGCTGGatgcacatacatcatcatgctaGTTAGTTAAGTTAATCTTATTTTGCATTGGGACTGATGCAAGTCCATTCTTCAACTCCTAAATACTTTTTTTTTCATGCCATATATTGTCATATTCTCCATGTTACAACTTTTGGCAACGCTTTTTACAACCACTTAAAGTTATTACAGACAAGACAATCAAGATAACATAGataaacatgtagcaattggaatgtctcaaaaacacaaaacaatatTCAGTTACTTTGTGGGTACAATCAAATATATACTTTGCATTTTGAAGCGTTTGTAATGATGCCAATCTGGACCTTGAAAAGGAGGGTATGGAGTCCCACAAATTATGTGGTCGTGTATGCTTTTGAGGGGGTGGTAGGGTACGTAGTTTGGCAATTTTAAAAACATATAGCATTGTTTTACATAAAGAAGTGGGAAAGCAAAGGCTAAGCCATTCAGATGGCAGAGGCTGTCTTTTGCCTATTGAAAATCGTTTTTTTTCCATTTTATATTGCTGTCTTGGCTTAAATAGATACTTAGATTTGCTTTAAATATAAATAATCATGTTAACTCATATTATCTCTTTTCTTTTTTCAGTTCGGATGCTTATTAGTTGGGGTGTGTGGCAGTAGTTAGATAAGCCTAATCACAATCACTGATCCGTGGGCTCTCGACACAATGTGTGCTTGCTTGCCTGTCAGCCATTATTTGTGACAAATTTACTCTTTGTGTATCAGCGCCCCCTTTCTAGCTTTTTGCTAGATGAGATCTTTGTCGTTTGATCTTGTTTTTCTTTGGAGAAAGGTTTGCCCTTAATTATTGAAGAATCTTGCACTGTTCTTGCATGTGACAGCCGAGCTATGCCTATGTGCAAGAATATGATGTATTCATATTGAAAGAGCTGCAAAAGTAGCTGAAATTTAACTTGTTAGAACATTTTGCTCAAAATGCAGCCATAATCTGAGTAGGCGTCGCTTTTAAGTATGATGTTAGAGCTTAAGATAGAGAACCTTTTAGCTCTT
It includes:
- the LOC127294275 gene encoding transcription factor LHW isoform X2; this translates as MAVGDALRRLCEEIGWSYAVFWKAIGAADPVHLVWEDGFCGHTPCLAGSETSQAPPATELGCDAAVDTICSLVRKAMASQVHIVGEGTVGRAAFTGNHQWIVHRTAGDHGLSSEVASEMDCHFRAGIKTIAIIPVLPRGVLQLGSTGVVTENTSFVMHAKKLCSQLNQRSSMAVSASVKSTLSQSRPLHGTSNIHNADSSSKVFSQFPATREQYRHADIAIASSSNSLNASWFEGTQQNGRTLREHIVCAKPNGMFAQQVSYFDSGLGSNTQSAGVSSGLISSSLASVKQQQVSMNNIGQLEFGSGTELARNTLLKSLAYRNPFIQESTNISPPHGRVDVYHGTTGHGSYNFLPGGARVVSANLCTSASSQVSEQGSHSTAGMLLQKQPPVSCKVPQSSEFTMKMVNQERSSFEAHPPVSSEVDVQVSNGLNGICQGNLLSRSCHTHQSQSVSRVNDPHLAVASTQGMKNVDSRTLPGMPSETAHSLLLQPTWDNDLFDILGPEFHQLCHNLDPNLVPWCDAKSQSSDRDATDPSICLDSSPLFSSLDNDIPYSGIFSLTDTDQLLDAVISNVNPGSKQSSDDNASCKTTLTDIPSTSHIGSKELKQCDSSGIPPMVIKNESAQIVKQPYYFDKTEDGCLSQNNGAQKSQIRLWIENGQNMKCESASASNSKGLDAPSKSNRKRSRPGESSKSRPKDRQLIQDRIKELREMVPNGAKCSIDALLEKTVKHMLFLQSVTKHADKLKDSTESKILGSENGPVWKDYFEGGATWAFDVGSQSMTCPIVVEDLDRPRQMLVEMICEDRGIFLEIADFIKGLGLTILRGVMEARKSKIWARFTVEANRDVTRMEIFLSLVRLLEPNCDASGAAENSNSVKMPLSLVRQPVIPATGGIQ
- the LOC127294275 gene encoding transcription factor LHW isoform X1: MAVGDALRRLCEEIGWSYAVFWKAIGAADPVHLVWEDGFCGHTPCLAGSETSQAPPATELGCDAAVDTICSLVRKAMASQVHIVGEGTVGRAAFTGNHQWIVHRTAGDHGLSSEVASEMDCHFRAGIKTIAIIPVLPRGVLQLGSTGVVTENTSFVMHAKKLCSQLNQRSSMAVSASVKSTLSQSRPLHGTSNIHNADSSSKVFSQFPATREQYRHADIAIASSSNSLNASWFEGTQQNGRTLREHIVCAKPNGMFAQQVSYFDSGLGSNTQSAGVSSGLISSSLASVKQQQVSMNNIGQLEFGSGTELARNTLLKSLAYRNPFIQESTNISPPHGRVDVYHGTTGHGSYNFLPGGARVVSANLCTSASSQVSEQGSHSTAGMLLQKQPPVSCKVPQSSEFTMKMVNQERSSFEAHPPVSSEVDVQVSNGLNGICQGNLLSRSCHTHQSQSVSRVNDPHLAVASTQGMKNVDSRTLPGMPSETAHSLLLQPTWDNDLFDILGPEFHQLCHNLDPNLVPWCDAKSQSSDRDATDPSICLDSSPLFSSLDNDIPYSGIFSLTDTDQLLDAVISNVNPGSKQSSDDNASCKTTLTDIPSTSHIGSKELKQCDSSGIPPMVIKNESAQIVKQPYYFDKTEDGCLSQNNGAQKSQIRLWIENGQNMKCESASASNSKGLDAPSKSNRKRSRPGESSKSRPKDRQLIQDRIKELREMVPNGAKQCSIDALLEKTVKHMLFLQSVTKHADKLKDSTESKILGSENGPVWKDYFEGGATWAFDVGSQSMTCPIVVEDLDRPRQMLVEMICEDRGIFLEIADFIKGLGLTILRGVMEARKSKIWARFTVEANRDVTRMEIFLSLVRLLEPNCDASGAAENSNSVKMPLSLVRQPVIPATGGIQ